The following are from one region of the Nicotiana tabacum cultivar K326 chromosome 3, ASM71507v2, whole genome shotgun sequence genome:
- the LOC107795146 gene encoding GTP-binding protein At3g49725, chloroplastic-like produces MFRTIYHLRSSSTPKFSLPQALRLFSHFSISLPAQSIHLTVNPSPPFTEKSSFHSMSSISSSLLLQKHQDGSGDEFNTDPKSPPKLFVVQPRLRPDSILKPKLEEALNLANSLEEQRDGFYDTEFLDKQLPPHLVVQNPAARSTRADTFFGPGTVDNVKCHVNALESKEGIDAIFVNAILTGIQQRNLERAWGKPVLDRVGLIIEIFNAHAQTKEAKLQAELATLMYKKSRLVRLRGPGGRYAFGVAGEAEVVSARGRGSGGRGFISGAGETELQLQRRRILERRNQLLSEIKEVRRTRALQRAARRRHGGPDGQEIPTVAVVGYTNAGKSTLVSAVSDSYLYCDDRLFVTVDPKLRSVILPSGRKVLLSDTVGFISDLPTQLVEAFHATLEEVVEADLLVHVLDSSAPDLKEQREAVLQVLGKIGVSEHKLQNMIEVWNKIDLHEDFVGDGYCNEDEVSSWSDENNDVTSNKLCEEDLPDYETNENEDFEQSGKLEQVIDDQQGDYSDDWLVSGDEQDSWVDYNSSSVGCGSTEVQQNNHSKKSEVISSETQSVSESATATHVKTSALTGVGLQELLELFDERLKPQKTIEKNIFDRKWRPPRTEDSRIAVEQ; encoded by the exons ATGTTCAGAACAATTTATCACTTGCGATCTTCCTCAACCCCCAAATTTTCCCTTCCTCAAGCCCTACGCCTCTTCTCTCATTTCTCCATCTCTCTACCAGCTCAATCAATCCACTTGACCGTTAACCCATCACCACCGTTTACTGAAAAGTCTTCATTCCATTCTATGTCATCGATTAGTAGCTCGCTGCTTCTACAGAAGCATCAAGATGGGTCAGGAGATGAGTTCAATACGGACCCAAAGAGTCCTCCAAAGCTATTTGTTGTTCAGCCTCGGCTTCGGCCTGATTCTATTCTCAAGCCTAAGCTTGAGGAGGCACTGAACTTAGCAAATTCCCTTGAGGAGCAAAGAGATGGGTTCTATGATACTGAGTTCCTTGATAAACAACTGCCCCCTCATCTTGTCGTCCAAAACCCTGCTGCTCGGTCAACTCGCGCTG ATACGTTTTTCGGACCCGGAACTGTGGATAATGTTAAATGCCATGTAAATGCTCTGGAAAGTAAG GAAGGGATAGATGCCATTTTTGTAAATGCAATTCTCACTGGCATACAGCAGCGTAATTTAGAG CGGGCATGGGGTAAACCTGTTCTGGACCGCGTGGGCCTCATAATAGAGATTTTCAATGCGCATGCTCAGACAAAGGAAGCAAAACTACAG GCTGAGTTGGCTACACTTATGTACAAGAAAAGCCGTCTTGTTCGTTTACGTGGTCCTGGTGGACGTTATGCTTTTGGTGTAGCTGGAGAAGCTGAAGTAGTTAGTGCCAGAGG GAGAGGAAGTGGGGGACGTGGTTTCATTAGTGGTGCTGGAGAGACAGAATTGCAGCTTCAACGGCGAAG AATTTTAGAACGGAGGAATCAGTTGTTATCTGAAATTAAAGAGGTTCGTCGTACACGAGCGTTGCAACGCGCTGCTCGCAGAAGGCATGGAGGACCAGATGGTCAAGAAATTCCTACAGTTGCTGTTGTTGGTTACACAAATGCT GGGAAATCTACTTTAGTTAGTGCAGTCTCGGACAGTTATCTCTATTGCGATGATCG ATTGTTTGTCACAGTGGACCCCAAGTTAAGAAGTGTCATTCTCCCATCGGG AAGGAAAGTGCTGCTCAGTGATACTGTGGGATTCATATCGGATTTGCCAACACAG CTAGTAGAAGCCTTTCATGCAACATTGGAAGAAGTTGTTGAAGCTGACCTCCTTGTG CATGTGCTGGACTCAAGTGCACCTGATCTAAAGGAGCAGCGGGAAGCAGTGTTGCAAGTTCTTGGGAAGATAGGAGTCTCTGAGCATAAGCTCCAGAATATGATTGAAGTTTGGAATAAG aTTGATCTTCACGAGGATTTCGTTGGAGATGGTTATTGCAACGAGGATGAAGTTTCTAGCTGGTCAGACGAAAACAATGATGTAACATCCAATAAATTGTGTGAAGAGGATCTCCCTGATTATGAGACTAATGAAAATGAGGACTTTGAGCAATCAGGCAAGCTTGAACAGGTCATagatgatcaacaaggtgacTACTCTGATGACTGGTTGGTCTCAGGCGATGAACAAGATTCCTGGGTTGACTACAATAGTTCCTCGGTGGGCTGTGGGAGTACAGAGGTCCAGCAAAACAACCACTCTAAGAAGTCGGAGGTTATTAGTAGTGAAACCCAGTCCGTCTCTGAGTCTGCTACAGCTACACATGTCAAGACGTCTGCCTTAACAGGTGTTGGATTGCAAGAGTTGCTGGAGCTTTTTGATGAAAGATTGAAGCCCCAGAAAACCATAGAGAAGAATATCTTTGACCGCAAATGGAGACCACCACGCACAGAGGATAGCAGAATAGCTGTTGAACAATAG